The Cervus canadensis isolate Bull #8, Minnesota chromosome X, ASM1932006v1, whole genome shotgun sequence genome contains a region encoding:
- the CXHXorf58 gene encoding putative uncharacterized protein CXorf58 homolog isoform X7 produces MGEKKFYHQIKEDERLFQKFKITDDKDIVTLKDYMQYSSHLDEIPASSGGRNNHWRRLSLENIPRTMIMYDIVDYAESGIISNRLKKEMKYLLQRPKTEEMHQHQLQIVSEVRSPLFLSSLQPLYRPYQQQSQIRHLGRRSKQALIKVEKMKRAYKMAKEKNASVGSEPKMDIPGAKQKETVVLSTPSFDIVKVKELLSDDELEKEEKELFAWCQDLFINNSPF; encoded by the exons ATGGGGGAAAAGAAATTTTATCATCAAATTAAGGAAGATGAACGTCTTTTCCAGAAGTTCAAAATAACTGATGACAAAGATATTGTCACCCTGAAAGATTACATGCAA TATTCCAGTCATCTGGATGAGATCCCTGCATCTTCTGGTGGCAGAAATAATCATTGGCGAAGATTAAGCCTCGAAAACATTCCCAGGACAATGATAATGTATGACATAGTTGATTATGCCGAGTCTGGAATAATCTCAAACCGTCTAAAAAAAGAGATGAAGTATCTATTACAAAGACCAAAAACAGAAGAGATGCATCAGCACCAGCTACAGATTGTTTCTGAAGTTAG GTCCCCTTTATTCTTATCAAGTCTTCAACCTTTATATCGGCCCTACCAACAGCAAAGTCAAATTAGACATCTGGGTCGTCGATCCAAACAAGCTctaataaaagttgaaaaaatgaagagagctTATAAGAtggctaaagaaaaaaatgcttctgTGGGGTCT GAACCAAAAATGGACATACCAggtgcaaagcagaaagagacagtTGTCCTCTCCACCCCATCTTTTGACATTGTGAAAGTTAAAGAACTCCTGTCAGATGACGAattggaaaaagaggaaaaggaattaTTTGCCTGGTGTCAAGACTTGTTTATTAATAACTCTCCATTTTAA